A single region of the Candidatus Poribacteria bacterium genome encodes:
- a CDS encoding mobile mystery protein B gives MGLGLKYIMGQTPIDEDEQEGLLISTIATQAELNEFEQQNIEDALQWAMSRNFTPEQVFSERFVCEVHKRMFGTVWSWAGIFRTTNKNLGVDKHQISVELKKLLDDALYWVEHNTYTPDELAIRFKHHIVSIHCFPNGNGRHSRFMGDVIVEKLFGQEHFSWGAKNLSADNEARAAYLKAVRAADRGDFKPLLTFARS, from the coding sequence GTGGGATTAGGACTCAAATACATAATGGGCCAAACACCCATTGATGAGGACGAGCAAGAGGGCTTGCTCATAAGCACGATTGCTACTCAAGCCGAGCTAAACGAGTTTGAGCAGCAGAACATCGAGGATGCCTTGCAATGGGCAATGAGTAGGAACTTCACACCAGAACAAGTGTTCTCGGAAAGGTTCGTTTGCGAAGTTCACAAACGGATGTTTGGCACCGTATGGTCGTGGGCCGGAATTTTTCGAACTACGAACAAGAATTTGGGAGTCGATAAGCACCAGATCTCCGTAGAACTCAAAAAACTACTCGATGATGCCCTTTATTGGGTAGAACACAATACGTATACGCCTGATGAGCTCGCCATTCGATTCAAACACCACATTGTCAGTATACATTGCTTCCCAAACGGCAACGGGCGACACAGTCGATTCATGGGCGATGTTATCGTAGAAAAGCTCTTCGGTCAGGAGCACTTTTCATGGGGTGCTAAAAACCTCTCTGCTGATAACGAGGCACGGGCGGCCTACTTGAAGGCCGTTCGAGCCG
- a CDS encoding mobile mystery protein A yields the protein MEINKLQLNQLEAKLKVFSKANQIAVPPTGWIKAVRVTLGMSLQQLADKLSITKQSVRDMEIREQKGSVTLKSLREAAHALDMELVYGLAPKDGSIDKLIERKALDLAKEIVLRTSGNMRLEDQENSKRRLKKAIDERAAIIKDEMPRMLWD from the coding sequence ATGGAAATAAATAAACTACAGCTGAATCAGCTCGAAGCAAAGTTAAAGGTGTTTTCCAAGGCAAACCAAATCGCTGTTCCGCCTACGGGATGGATCAAAGCCGTGCGCGTGACCTTAGGCATGTCCCTTCAGCAGCTCGCCGATAAGTTGTCGATCACCAAGCAAAGTGTTCGGGATATGGAGATTCGCGAGCAGAAAGGCAGCGTTACGCTTAAAAGTCTTCGAGAAGCCGCTCATGCTCTGGATATGGAATTGGTTTATGGTTTAGCTCCAAAGGACGGTAGTATCGATAAGTTGATCGAGCGTAAAGCCCTTGATTTGGCGAAGGAGATCGTTTTGAGAACGTCCGGCAACATGAGGCTCGAGGATCAAGAGAATTCGAAACGTCGACTCAAAAAGGCCATTGATGAACGTGCCGCTATCATCAAGGACGAAATGCCGAGAATGCTGTGGGATTAG